In the genome of Gloeotrichia echinulata CP02, one region contains:
- a CDS encoding PAS domain S-box protein: protein MAINEQQIKILLVDDKPENLHFLSEILIRENYKVQRVISGKLAINAALASPPDLILLDILMPDIDGYEVCQYLKSQKKTQEIPIIFLSVLEESSEKVKAFRLGAVDYITKPLQAEEVLVRVQNQLTIQNLQKQLKNQNYQLIWEVEERQRVAVKLKNQNQQIESILNTAKVGICLTDENGYFVQVNPAYCELYGLSRGEIIGEQFTTVHYPNATVEEKFNLIQQYKNFISNRSNHKKQEFNITRADGSQLNVEITQGMFQKDDGKLFVVTTLIDISEWLAAQRERQLAEEARKSREGYLAALVEVQHTLLSFDGTNKCYKKILEILGQASKASRVYLFENHRAADGVLLMSQRGEWCDLGIHPEIDNPALQNLAYDDFYPGWAASLSKGEIFCAIVAELPKSAREILEPQGIFSMLVLPIIAKGEFLGFIGFNNCVTPRLWEASEVSLLQAAAAAISIVLERKQAEDALQKQLNRSNLIREISYKIRSQLDTQNILETATTQIGAVMGVSRVLIHLYIDSPIPKIPILGEFLASGYGSMMNLEVPVEGNPHILQALSQDKAIACTNVYTEPLLEDFHPICRQLEIHSMLAVRTSYQSQPNGLICLHQCDQQRQWTSEEIELLESIAAQLGIALAQAQLLEQEKQARAKLDRQNLQLQHEIGVRLSVEVALKASESKYRHLVETSQDIIWSVDIHGLITFVNHTVKLIFDYEPEEVIGRISTDFVLPEQLAYTQELVEQVLNGKPVFQHEMACVAKNGNAIYLLFNAIALRNEEGAIVGITGTASNITDRKRAEQALLSSAIKLCNHNLVLTQLTKNPILYQGDLKAACREITEAGAKNIGVERASIWMYGENCTFMHCVDLFEQSSHQHSEKHLLIEADYPAYFQALHSDQLIAADDPYTDSRTQELGESYLKPFAITSTLSVPVRLEGETTGILCLEQVGVVHHWTLEDQNFARSLGNLVSLVLEARERKKAEAARRASEEKLASAFRASPDPISLSIWPENRYIEVNDSFCRFFGYSRSQVLGRTEEELKILVNPAETAFLFEILQQTKAIRNHEVDVRTATGEVKTTLYSAEMTEIDGQHYILSTAKDITERKQAENESRLLLLTTQAVSRAVDVNSALALVLRLICQSINWHFSEAWIPSDSGNFLEHALAWYGQDDILVRFCNESKTVKFPLGIGLPGRVWQSRQPEWIPDVSAIAEPVFLRSQSAAQVGLKAGFGVPILAGQEVLAILVFFKRKSAPADKRLLLLVNAVAAQLGGLMQRKLVESAHRMSEERLQLALEGSDLGLWDWNISKNKMYRDWRWKAMLGYKEDEIDDHSQAGDQFVHPEDLPLVNAVLNAHLEGAIPVYDVEFRMRCASGVWKWIQSRGQICEYDKQGLPLRMTGTHKDINERKTLERELALREARLNAFFSSAPVGLNILDDQLRFVQINELLADIHGVPQKDHIGKSIYEVIPQIAPIIAPLYEQVLLTGQPILNQEMSAPSPTQPDVMRYFLNSYFPIPSEEDRPSGVGTVMVEISDVYDQLRLRKLAELAVEESRRRYQLLAEASPVGIFHADVDGYCLYCNQRWCEITGLEQPEPLGTGWKKALHPDDREMVIMAWHQAAVAKELYKCEHRYLRPDDTVVWVICQALPEMGDNGEIKGFIGTVTDITERKLAEEALQESADRERAIAQVIQRMRQTLDIETIFTATTQELRQVLDCDRVLVYRFNPDWSGEFVAESVGSGWISLIEEHKHHPDLSERVLENGRCIVKLLHGVDNQIEDTYLQQTQGGAYSQGVSYRCVSNIYKAGFDDCYINLLERFQAKAYITVPILCGNQLWGLLASYQNSHTRQWKTEEINIVVQIGNQLGVALQQAQLLATTQRQSEALQASVIAADAANRAKSEFLANMSHELRTPLNAILGFTQVMSHDHAVSPDNHNNLAIINRAGEHLLSLINDILEMSKIEAGRTTLNINSFDLIRLLKNLEEMLRFRAVSKELELVFEYAPGLPQYVQTDENKLRQVLLNLLGNAIKFTQTGSVTLRVGLGTLRPAQYIAGDTSASSVHRWGQGENGHPPPVSPSPHLYFEVIDTGMGIATEEINLLFEAFGQTETGRKSQQGTGLGLAISRKYVKLMGGNITVTSTQGIGSKFAFDIQIKEAVASEIQNTQNQLQIIGLVPDQPEYRILVVDDVRDSRLVIVKLLTSIGFAVREATNGKEAIAQWLEWHPQLIFMDMRMPIMDGYQATGVIKATNKHKEETLRHPIIIALTANAFEEQREAIINAGCDDLINKPFREEILLEKLSEYLGVKYLYQPEKNQIADLKQKNAEKILTTGDVVPLLSQMSREWRQQLYHAAAICSDNLILELIEQIPSEHYLLKKYFTDLAHDFEFEKIIEVSGMVSH from the coding sequence ATGGCAATCAATGAACAGCAAATCAAAATATTGTTAGTTGATGATAAGCCAGAGAATTTGCATTTTTTATCCGAAATTCTCATTCGCGAAAATTATAAAGTACAACGGGTAATTTCTGGAAAACTAGCAATCAATGCTGCTTTAGCTTCTCCCCCAGATTTGATTTTACTAGACATTCTCATGCCAGATATTGATGGATATGAAGTTTGTCAATATCTCAAATCGCAAAAGAAAACTCAGGAAATCCCGATAATTTTTCTCAGTGTACTGGAAGAATCATCTGAGAAAGTCAAAGCATTTCGCTTAGGTGCTGTTGACTATATAACTAAACCATTACAAGCTGAAGAAGTTTTGGTTCGAGTCCAAAATCAACTGACTATTCAAAATCTCCAAAAACAACTAAAAAACCAAAATTACCAACTAATTTGGGAGGTAGAAGAGCGTCAACGGGTTGCTGTCAAGTTAAAAAATCAAAATCAACAAATAGAGTCTATTTTAAATACCGCTAAAGTGGGAATTTGTCTGACGGATGAAAACGGATATTTTGTACAAGTAAATCCCGCATATTGTGAACTTTATGGCTTGAGTCGCGGCGAAATCATTGGGGAACAATTTACAACAGTACATTATCCAAATGCCACAGTTGAAGAAAAATTTAATTTAATTCAGCAATATAAAAATTTTATCAGCAATCGCAGCAACCATAAAAAACAAGAATTTAATATTACCCGTGCGGATGGTTCTCAGCTAAATGTTGAGATTACCCAAGGGATGTTTCAAAAAGATGATGGTAAGTTGTTTGTCGTCACGACCTTGATAGATATCAGTGAATGGCTAGCCGCACAGCGCGAACGCCAACTCGCCGAGGAAGCCCGCAAATCCCGCGAAGGATACTTAGCAGCCCTTGTAGAAGTTCAACATACGTTGCTGAGTTTTGATGGCACCAACAAATGCTACAAAAAAATCCTGGAGATTCTCGGACAAGCATCAAAAGCAAGTCGTGTATACCTGTTTGAAAATCATCGAGCCGCAGATGGGGTCTTGCTGATGAGTCAACGGGGTGAATGGTGCGATCTGGGTATTCATCCAGAAATTGACAATCCCGCGCTGCAAAACCTTGCCTATGACGATTTTTATCCAGGCTGGGCTGCGTCATTGTCAAAAGGCGAAATCTTCTGTGCTATAGTGGCAGAATTACCCAAATCTGCCAGAGAGATTTTAGAACCCCAAGGCATTTTTTCGATGTTGGTGTTACCGATTATCGCCAAAGGGGAGTTTTTGGGCTTTATTGGCTTTAATAATTGTGTGACACCAAGGTTGTGGGAAGCATCGGAAGTATCACTTTTGCAAGCAGCAGCAGCAGCGATTTCCATTGTCCTGGAACGCAAACAGGCTGAGGATGCGCTGCAAAAACAACTTAATCGCAGCAACTTAATCAGAGAAATTTCGTATAAAATCCGCTCACAATTAGATACGCAAAATATCTTGGAGACAGCGACCACACAAATAGGTGCGGTTATGGGAGTCAGTCGCGTACTGATTCATTTATACATAGATTCACCAATTCCCAAAATTCCCATTTTGGGTGAATTTTTGGCTTCCGGCTATGGCTCAATGATGAATCTGGAGGTGCCTGTTGAGGGTAATCCCCACATCCTACAGGCATTATCGCAAGACAAAGCGATCGCCTGCACAAATGTTTATACTGAACCGCTGTTAGAAGATTTCCACCCAATATGCCGACAGTTAGAAATCCACTCGATGTTGGCAGTGCGGACTTCTTATCAAAGCCAACCCAATGGGCTAATATGTTTGCATCAGTGCGACCAACAGCGGCAGTGGACATCAGAAGAAATTGAACTATTAGAGTCTATCGCCGCCCAACTGGGAATTGCCCTAGCCCAAGCTCAACTACTAGAGCAAGAAAAACAAGCACGTGCTAAACTAGATAGACAAAATCTCCAACTCCAGCACGAAATAGGCGTTCGGCTCTCGGTAGAAGTAGCCCTAAAAGCAAGTGAAAGTAAATATCGCCACCTAGTTGAGACATCCCAGGACATTATTTGGTCAGTAGATATACACGGATTAATTACCTTTGTAAACCACACAGTCAAACTGATTTTCGACTACGAACCCGAAGAAGTTATCGGGCGAATATCTACTGATTTTGTCTTACCAGAACAATTGGCTTATACACAGGAACTTGTCGAGCAAGTCCTCAATGGTAAGCCTGTTTTTCAGCATGAGATGGCCTGCGTTGCCAAAAATGGTAACGCCATTTATCTGTTGTTTAATGCGATCGCCTTACGCAATGAAGAAGGCGCGATTGTCGGGATCACAGGCACAGCTAGCAACATCACAGACCGCAAACGGGCAGAACAAGCCCTACTATCAAGTGCCATCAAGCTCTGCAACCATAACCTAGTATTAACACAACTAACAAAAAATCCGATACTTTATCAAGGTGACTTGAAGGCCGCTTGCAGAGAAATTACAGAAGCAGGAGCGAAAAATATTGGGGTAGAAAGAGCCAGTATCTGGATGTATGGTGAAAACTGCACGTTTATGCATTGCGTTGATTTATTCGAGCAGAGTTCTCATCAACATAGTGAAAAACATTTACTGATAGAAGCCGATTATCCAGCTTATTTTCAAGCTTTGCACAGCGACCAACTAATCGCGGCCGATGATCCCTATACCGATTCCAGAACACAAGAACTTGGCGAGTCATACTTAAAACCATTCGCTATCACTTCCACGCTGAGTGTCCCCGTTAGGCTAGAGGGTGAAACTACAGGAATATTATGTTTGGAACAGGTGGGAGTTGTTCATCATTGGACCCTGGAAGACCAGAATTTTGCTCGTTCTTTGGGGAATTTAGTATCTTTAGTCCTAGAAGCACGAGAACGCAAAAAAGCAGAAGCAGCACGTCGAGCTTCCGAAGAAAAATTAGCATCAGCTTTTAGAGCATCTCCTGACCCAATTAGCCTGAGTATTTGGCCGGAAAATCGCTATATCGAAGTCAACGACAGTTTTTGTCGGTTTTTTGGTTATTCTCGTTCTCAGGTTCTCGGTCGCACCGAGGAAGAATTAAAGATTTTGGTAAATCCAGCAGAAACTGCTTTTCTGTTCGAGATTTTGCAACAGACAAAAGCCATTCGCAATCATGAAGTTGATGTCCGCACCGCGACTGGGGAAGTGAAAACAACGTTGTATAGTGCGGAAATGACGGAAATTGATGGACAACATTATATACTTAGTACAGCTAAAGATATCACAGAGCGCAAACAAGCAGAAAATGAAAGCCGACTGTTACTGTTAACCACCCAAGCAGTGAGTCGTGCTGTAGATGTCAACAGTGCCTTAGCCCTAGTTTTGCGTTTAATTTGTCAGAGCATCAACTGGCATTTTAGTGAAGCATGGATACCTAGCGATAGTGGCAATTTTTTAGAACACGCTTTAGCTTGGTATGGGCAGGACGATATTTTAGTAAGATTCTGCAACGAGAGCAAAACAGTCAAATTTCCTCTAGGTATAGGACTACCAGGACGAGTATGGCAGTCCAGACAGCCAGAATGGATTCCTGATGTGTCGGCGATCGCCGAGCCGGTGTTTCTGCGATCGCAATCAGCGGCACAAGTGGGATTAAAAGCTGGCTTTGGCGTGCCGATTCTGGCTGGTCAGGAAGTATTGGCGATTTTGGTGTTTTTTAAACGCAAATCAGCACCAGCAGATAAGCGTTTGCTTCTGCTTGTCAATGCCGTGGCTGCTCAATTAGGTGGGCTGATGCAACGTAAACTAGTAGAATCAGCCCATAGAATGAGTGAAGAACGTTTACAGCTAGCCTTAGAAGGTAGCGATTTGGGATTGTGGGATTGGAATATCAGTAAAAATAAAATGTATCGCGATTGGCGATGGAAAGCAATGCTGGGGTACAAAGAAGACGAAATTGATGATCATTCGCAAGCTGGTGATCAATTCGTACATCCAGAAGACTTACCCTTAGTCAACGCAGTGTTAAACGCCCATCTTGAAGGTGCTATTCCCGTTTATGACGTAGAATTTCGGATGCGCTGCGCCTCTGGGGTGTGGAAGTGGATTCAGTCTCGCGGTCAGATTTGTGAGTACGACAAACAGGGTTTACCATTACGGATGACAGGAACCCACAAAGATATTAATGAACGCAAAACCCTAGAACGAGAACTAGCGCTGCGAGAAGCGCGTCTCAATGCTTTTTTCAGCAGCGCTCCTGTCGGTTTGAATATTTTAGATGATCAACTACGGTTTGTGCAAATCAACGAACTGCTAGCAGATATTCATGGAGTACCACAAAAAGACCATATTGGCAAGAGCATCTATGAAGTTATACCACAGATTGCACCGATAATTGCACCATTGTACGAGCAGGTTCTCTTAACTGGTCAACCCATTCTCAACCAAGAAATGAGCGCTCCATCACCCACACAACCAGATGTGATGCGTTACTTCCTCAATTCTTATTTTCCCATTCCCTCAGAGGAAGATCGCCCCTCTGGTGTGGGTACAGTCATGGTAGAAATTAGCGATGTTTACGACCAGCTGCGGTTACGCAAACTGGCAGAATTGGCTGTGGAAGAAAGTAGACGGCGATATCAACTTTTAGCAGAAGCCTCGCCTGTGGGGATATTTCACGCAGATGTTGATGGCTATTGTTTATATTGTAATCAACGCTGGTGTGAGATTACAGGTCTTGAGCAACCAGAACCGCTAGGAACAGGCTGGAAAAAAGCCTTACATCCAGATGACCGTGAGATGGTGATTATGGCATGGCATCAAGCAGCAGTAGCCAAGGAGTTATATAAATGTGAACATCGTTATCTGCGTCCAGATGACACAGTTGTTTGGGTAATTTGTCAGGCGTTGCCAGAAATGGGGGATAATGGAGAAATTAAAGGCTTTATTGGGACAGTTACAGATATTACCGAGAGAAAACTGGCAGAAGAAGCCTTGCAAGAAAGTGCTGATCGAGAAAGAGCGATCGCCCAAGTAATTCAAAGAATGCGGCAAACATTAGATATAGAAACCATATTTACCGCGACAACCCAAGAATTACGACAAGTGCTAGACTGCGATCGCGTCCTTGTCTATCGTTTCAATCCCGATTGGAGTGGCGAATTTGTCGCTGAGTCGGTAGGAAGCGGTTGGATTTCGCTCATAGAGGAACACAAACATCACCCCGATCTGTCAGAGCGAGTGCTAGAAAACGGACGTTGTATCGTCAAACTTTTGCATGGTGTAGATAACCAGATAGAGGATACTTATCTCCAACAAACCCAAGGTGGTGCGTATAGCCAAGGTGTCAGTTACCGCTGCGTCTCTAATATCTATAAAGCTGGGTTTGACGATTGTTACATCAACCTTTTAGAACGCTTTCAGGCAAAAGCCTATATTACTGTCCCCATTTTATGCGGTAATCAACTTTGGGGATTATTAGCCAGTTATCAAAATTCCCATACCCGCCAATGGAAAACAGAAGAAATCAATATCGTAGTGCAAATTGGTAATCAGCTAGGAGTTGCATTGCAACAAGCACAATTGCTAGCAACAACTCAAAGACAGTCAGAAGCATTACAAGCATCTGTCATCGCTGCAGATGCTGCAAACCGTGCCAAAAGCGAATTTCTGGCTAACATGAGTCATGAACTACGTACCCCACTTAATGCTATCCTTGGTTTCACCCAAGTGATGAGTCATGATCATGCTGTATCCCCTGATAATCACAACAACTTAGCAATCATCAATCGTGCTGGAGAGCATCTACTTTCTTTAATCAACGACATCCTGGAAATGTCCAAAATTGAAGCAGGTAGAACCACCTTAAATATCAATAGCTTTGACTTAATTCGTCTTTTGAAAAACTTGGAAGAAATGTTACGTTTTCGTGCGGTTTCTAAGGAATTAGAACTCGTATTTGAATATGCACCCGGACTTCCCCAATATGTCCAAACCGATGAAAATAAACTGCGTCAAGTCTTGCTCAATCTCTTAGGAAATGCCATCAAATTTACTCAGACTGGTAGCGTTACCCTCAGAGTGGGACTGGGGACACTTCGACCGGCTCAGTACATCGCTGGGGACACTTCGGCAAGCTCAGTGCATCGCTGGGGACAAGGAGAAAATGGTCATCCCCCCCCTGTCTCCCCATCTCCTCATCTTTACTTCGAGGTAATTGACACAGGTATGGGAATTGCAACAGAGGAAATTAATTTGCTATTTGAAGCCTTTGGACAAACCGAAACTGGGAGAAAATCCCAACAGGGAACAGGATTAGGTTTAGCAATTAGCCGCAAATATGTAAAACTAATGGGCGGAAATATAACCGTTACCAGCACCCAAGGAATAGGAAGTAAATTTGCTTTTGATATTCAAATCAAAGAAGCCGTAGCCAGTGAAATTCAAAACACCCAAAATCAATTGCAAATTATTGGTTTAGTTCCAGATCAACCAGAATACCGAATATTAGTAGTTGATGATGTCAGAGATAGTCGCCTAGTCATAGTTAAACTACTGACATCTATCGGCTTTGCAGTGCGAGAAGCTACCAATGGTAAAGAAGCGATCGCCCAATGGTTGGAATGGCATCCACAGCTAATTTTTATGGATATGCGGATGCCTATAATGGATGGCTACCAAGCTACAGGAGTGATTAAAGCTACAAACAAGCATAAAGAAGAGACTTTGCGTCATCCCATCATTATTGCCTTAACAGCCAATGCTTTCGAGGAACAACGAGAAGCAATAATTAATGCAGGTTGTGATGATTTAATTAACAAACCCTTCCGTGAGGAAATATTACTAGAAAAACTGAGCGAATATTTGGGAGTAAAATATCTTTATCAACCAGAAAAAAATCAGATAGCAGATTTAAAGCAAAAAAACGCAGAAAAAATATTGACCACTGGTGATGTAGTGCCTTTGTTATCTCAAATGTCCCGGGAATGGCGACAACAGTTATACCATGCTGCAGCGATTTGTAGCGACAACCTGATTTTAGAGTTGATTGAGCAAATCCCCTCTGAACATTATTTGTTAAAAAAATATTTTACAGATTTAGCTCATGATTTTGAATTTGAGAAAATTATCGAAGTGAGTGGGATGGTTAGTCATTAG
- a CDS encoding WcaF family extracellular polysaccharide biosynthesis acetyltransferase has protein sequence MRLDNYSLGNYTPGAPYWKQLLWYFLGSPMLESYWLPISIIKVWVLRKFGASIGQGVRIKSGVRVKFPWRLTVGDFVWIGEDTWIDNLAPVVIDNHVCLSQGVYLCTGNHDWNHPDFKLIPAPIHIQQSSWIAAKSVIGPGVTVGQGAVLTLGGVTGKSLEPMIIYAGNPAQPIKKRTNVLNGDRVHNLPQG, from the coding sequence TTAGATAACTACAGTCTTGGCAATTATACCCCCGGCGCACCCTACTGGAAGCAACTGTTGTGGTACTTTCTTGGGTCGCCAATGCTTGAAAGTTATTGGCTTCCCATTTCTATCATCAAGGTTTGGGTACTCCGCAAATTTGGCGCCAGCATCGGTCAAGGTGTCCGCATTAAATCAGGTGTGCGGGTCAAGTTTCCCTGGCGATTGACAGTTGGCGATTTTGTTTGGATTGGGGAAGATACCTGGATCGATAACCTGGCACCGGTGGTGATCGATAATCACGTTTGTCTTTCCCAAGGCGTCTATCTTTGTACGGGGAATCATGACTGGAATCATCCCGATTTTAAACTAATTCCTGCCCCCATCCATATTCAACAGAGTAGTTGGATTGCTGCTAAGTCGGTAATTGGTCCTGGTGTCACCGTTGGTCAAGGCGCAGTTCTCACCCTCGGTGGGGTAACGGGAAAGTCTTTAGAGCCGATGATCATTTATGCAGGAAACCCCGCTCAACCCATCAAGAAGAGAACAAATGTGCTAAATGGCGATCGCGTCCACAACTTACCCCAAGGATGA